A window from Corynebacterium singulare encodes these proteins:
- a CDS encoding ABC transporter permease produces the protein MNFAESTKMALSSLRTNKMRSALTLLGVIIGIAAVIAIVTLGHSLQTSVQNDLDKVGANNFSVQVTERPEEGEEEEAQDTFMGGGPIDDESSLITPDMLDSIEDSMGDQITGIIIGEYNSFSGTMLADSDDQNEKSSNLLLRPTNPDYVTASQFSIVAGRSLSNDDIDSSRPATMITAETASELFGSPEAAVGQYVTFEDGENTTLDLAVIGVYEEPQTGPLIGTGPSQTALVPYTLESELSDSPGAGEGFSQVSISGNPDLDKATVASNLQRVFDSYYADNPDYKVEVTDFSEDLASLNQIFTTMSLVLAAIGGISLLVGGIGVMNIMLITVTERTREIGIRKALGARRRDIRMQFITEAVVVCLIGGLIGIAIGTAAGMAGAAAIGALVLPPLWAVIMSMLFSLSIGLFFGYYPAGKAAKLDPIEALRYE, from the coding sequence ATGAATTTCGCTGAGTCCACCAAGATGGCGCTGTCAAGCCTGCGCACCAACAAGATGCGCTCGGCGCTGACGCTGTTGGGCGTCATCATCGGCATTGCCGCCGTCATCGCCATCGTCACGCTGGGCCATTCACTGCAGACCTCTGTGCAGAATGACCTTGACAAGGTCGGCGCCAACAACTTTTCCGTCCAGGTGACAGAACGCCCTGAGGAGGGCGAGGAAGAAGAAGCTCAGGACACCTTCATGGGCGGTGGTCCCATCGACGATGAGAGTTCCCTCATCACCCCGGACATGCTCGACAGCATCGAGGACTCCATGGGGGATCAAATCACCGGCATCATCATCGGCGAGTACAACTCTTTCTCTGGGACAATGCTGGCCGATAGCGACGACCAGAATGAAAAATCCTCCAATCTGCTTCTTCGCCCCACCAACCCTGACTACGTCACCGCCTCACAATTCTCCATCGTGGCGGGCCGCTCGCTGAGCAACGATGACATCGACTCTTCTCGCCCCGCCACCATGATCACGGCAGAGACTGCCTCTGAACTCTTCGGTAGCCCAGAGGCCGCCGTGGGCCAGTACGTCACCTTCGAGGACGGGGAGAACACCACGCTGGACTTGGCAGTCATCGGCGTCTACGAGGAACCGCAAACTGGTCCCCTCATCGGAACAGGACCAAGCCAGACCGCTCTCGTGCCTTACACACTGGAATCCGAGCTATCTGACTCCCCCGGCGCCGGCGAGGGGTTCTCCCAGGTCTCCATCAGCGGTAACCCCGATCTGGACAAAGCCACGGTAGCCAGCAACCTGCAGCGCGTCTTCGATAGCTACTATGCCGACAATCCTGACTACAAGGTTGAGGTAACAGACTTCAGTGAAGACCTAGCCTCCCTCAACCAGATCTTCACCACAATGAGCTTGGTTCTTGCGGCTATCGGCGGCATTTCGCTGCTCGTCGGCGGCATCGGCGTGATGAACATTATGCTCATCACGGTCACGGAACGTACCCGCGAAATCGGTATCCGCAAGGCCCTCGGCGCGCGCCGCCGCGATATCCGCATGCAGTTCATCACGGAGGCCGTCGTGGTCTGCCTCATCGGTGGTCTCATCGGCATTGCCATCGGCACCGCCGCTGGCATGGCGGGCGCCGCAGCCATTGGCGCACTCGTCCTCCCACCACTGTGGGCGGTCATCATGTCGATGCTATTCTCGCTCTCCATCGGACTCTTCTTTGGCTACTATCCCGCGGGCAAGGCCGCGAAGCTCGATCCGATTGAGGCGCTGCGCTACGAATAA
- a CDS encoding ABC transporter ATP-binding protein: protein MSRLIEMRGIVKRFNEGLDSELTVIPGLDFSVDEGEFVAVVGQSGSGKSTLMNIIGLLDRPTAGEYHLAGVDALALDDDHLAQLRGQKIGFIFQNFNLVGRISALKNVEMPMIYAGLSARERTQRAENLLTMVGMEDRMNHLPNELSGGQKQRVAVARALANEPDILLADEPTGALDSQTGRMVMDLFHELHRTHGKTILFITHNPELAEECSRTVTMVDGVLS from the coding sequence ATGAGCCGCCTCATTGAGATGCGGGGCATTGTCAAACGCTTCAACGAGGGCCTCGATAGCGAGCTGACCGTCATCCCTGGCCTGGACTTTTCCGTGGACGAGGGCGAGTTCGTGGCTGTGGTAGGCCAGTCTGGCTCCGGCAAGTCCACGCTCATGAACATCATCGGCTTGCTCGATCGCCCCACTGCCGGCGAGTACCACCTGGCTGGCGTTGATGCGCTGGCGCTTGACGACGACCACCTCGCCCAACTCCGCGGCCAAAAAATCGGTTTCATTTTCCAGAACTTCAATCTTGTTGGGCGCATCAGCGCTCTCAAGAACGTGGAGATGCCCATGATCTACGCGGGCTTGTCCGCCCGCGAGCGCACCCAGCGTGCAGAAAACCTTCTGACGATGGTCGGCATGGAGGACCGCATGAATCATCTGCCCAACGAGCTGTCGGGTGGTCAAAAGCAGCGCGTTGCCGTAGCCCGCGCCTTGGCCAATGAACCCGATATCCTGCTCGCGGATGAGCCCACTGGCGCCTTGGATTCGCAGACCGGACGCATGGTCATGGACCTGTTCCACGAGCTGCACCGCACGCACGGAAAGACCATCTTGTTCATTACTCACAACCCAGAGTTGGCCGAAGAATGCTCCCGCACGGTCACGATGGTGGATGGAGTCTTGTCATGA
- a CDS encoding efflux RND transporter periplasmic adaptor subunit: protein MNKKALGITAGALAAVLLAGGGGYYALTSGSSDIQLTSADITTAAKEDLISSVSATGTVAAERELSLTTSLTGPIQSLEAKVGDRVDAQQLLGRMDTTDTERELEAQRTAQEAGKLESVHQIEDAQLQLRQLQESLDQGLNPEVNSAQSAVNSAQSEYTEAQKKLDEALATKGDRPEVAEARAAVDQARTGVRDAESKSFQAALASIGTATEDISGVQTASAILSYLDSDEAVSDAERQLKDTEDSYNRVLRGIDRELGEQQRATAASYQAVSDAERALQASNLAIEQQISAQSQAVNHAVESATSASANSAKENGPLEYTLSQADLRSPLAGVITAVNGQAGMPAEGPILTVADDSTLLVKSTVKEGDIANIKVGDEVTFTTPSSPGKEYKGKVTFISPTAEQPMSAESGSGSGGGSGSSKPEFPVDIRVEGNREGLRLGSTTKAKIITEQNKNAITVPLSAIFEDNGKKSVLVVEDGEIHARTVTVATESAFAAAIASGVKEGDTVITQAEMYKDMVGQAASVSGADENA, encoded by the coding sequence ATGAACAAGAAAGCTCTCGGCATCACAGCAGGCGCCCTCGCGGCTGTTCTCCTCGCAGGCGGCGGTGGGTACTACGCACTCACCAGTGGTTCCTCCGATATCCAGCTAACCTCGGCCGACATCACCACGGCGGCCAAAGAGGATCTCATCAGCTCGGTATCCGCAACCGGCACGGTAGCTGCTGAACGCGAGCTTTCCCTGACGACTTCACTCACTGGACCTATCCAGTCCCTTGAGGCAAAAGTCGGTGACCGCGTCGATGCACAGCAACTTCTAGGCCGAATGGACACCACCGACACCGAGCGCGAGCTCGAGGCCCAGCGCACTGCGCAGGAGGCAGGAAAGCTAGAGTCCGTCCATCAGATTGAGGACGCCCAGCTGCAACTGCGCCAACTTCAAGAATCCCTCGACCAAGGTCTTAATCCAGAGGTCAACAGCGCACAGTCTGCAGTCAACTCCGCTCAGAGTGAGTACACCGAAGCGCAGAAGAAACTCGATGAAGCCCTCGCTACCAAGGGAGATCGCCCCGAGGTTGCGGAAGCCCGCGCCGCCGTCGACCAAGCCCGCACCGGGGTGCGCGACGCCGAGTCCAAGTCCTTCCAAGCAGCGCTTGCTTCCATCGGCACCGCCACCGAAGACATCTCTGGTGTGCAGACCGCCAGTGCCATCCTGAGCTACCTCGATTCCGATGAGGCGGTATCGGATGCCGAACGCCAGCTCAAAGACACCGAGGATTCCTACAACCGCGTCCTCCGCGGCATCGACCGTGAGCTCGGTGAGCAGCAGCGCGCTACTGCCGCCTCTTACCAGGCTGTTTCTGATGCCGAACGTGCGCTCCAGGCCAGCAACTTGGCCATCGAGCAACAAATCTCCGCCCAGTCCCAAGCGGTGAACCATGCGGTGGAAAGTGCGACGTCGGCAAGCGCAAACAGCGCCAAGGAGAACGGCCCACTCGAGTACACCCTGTCCCAGGCAGACCTGCGCTCCCCGCTAGCGGGCGTCATCACCGCCGTCAATGGCCAAGCCGGCATGCCCGCCGAAGGCCCCATCCTCACCGTGGCTGATGATTCCACGCTCCTGGTGAAATCCACGGTCAAGGAAGGCGATATCGCCAACATCAAGGTCGGCGATGAAGTCACGTTCACCACACCGTCGAGCCCGGGCAAGGAATACAAAGGCAAGGTCACCTTCATCTCCCCCACGGCTGAGCAGCCTATGTCCGCCGAATCCGGCTCGGGTTCCGGTGGCGGTTCCGGCTCCTCCAAGCCCGAATTCCCCGTGGACATCCGCGTCGAGGGCAACCGCGAAGGCCTCCGCCTAGGCTCCACCACCAAGGCCAAGATCATCACGGAACAGAACAAGAACGCCATCACCGTGCCGCTATCCGCCATTTTCGAGGACAACGGAAAGAAGTCCGTGCTCGTCGTTGAAGACGGAGAAATCCACGCCCGTACGGTCACCGTGGCCACCGAGTCAGCCTTTGCTGCCGCGATTGCCTCCGGTGTCAAGGAGGGCGATACCGTCATCACCCAAGCCGAAATGTACAAGGACATGGTTGGTCAAGCAGCCTCCGTCTCCGGCGCGGATGAGAACGCATGA